One genomic segment of Methanothermococcus okinawensis IH1 includes these proteins:
- a CDS encoding double-cubane-cluster-containing anaerobic reductase: MGDIKAMDKLMDKFRSRKDELYKQKEEGKKVFGLFCSFVPIELVLAADSIPVGLCGGKDSTIPAAEEDLPRNICPLIKSSYGFKKTKACPYFEAADIVVGETTCDAKKKMFELLEKFVPMHVMQIPHFKDEKSFKLWLSEVEEFKELVEKSTGNKITDDKLKESIDKVNKMRKLFYKIYELRAKDPSPIKGADALKLFQFAYLLDVNDTIAILEELVEELKERVANNKGHKGKRILISGCPMVAGNSKVVDLIEECGGIVVGEESCTGTRQFENLVEGYTVEDLARRYFNITCALAFKNDNRIKRIKELVKELNVEGVVYYSLQYCHTFNVEGVRVEEELKKEGIPIIRIETDYSESDKEQLKTRLEAFIEMI, encoded by the coding sequence ATGGGAGATATTAAAGCTATGGATAAATTAATGGATAAATTTAGAAGTAGAAAAGACGAATTATATAAACAAAAAGAAGAAGGAAAAAAAGTATTTGGATTATTCTGCTCTTTTGTGCCAATTGAATTAGTTTTAGCAGCAGATAGTATTCCTGTTGGATTATGTGGTGGTAAAGATTCAACAATTCCAGCAGCTGAGGAAGATTTGCCAAGAAATATATGTCCTTTGATAAAATCATCCTATGGATTTAAAAAAACAAAAGCATGTCCATATTTTGAGGCAGCAGATATTGTGGTTGGAGAAACAACCTGCGATGCAAAGAAAAAAATGTTTGAATTACTTGAAAAATTTGTTCCAATGCATGTAATGCAAATCCCGCACTTTAAAGATGAAAAATCGTTTAAATTATGGTTAAGTGAAGTAGAGGAATTTAAAGAACTTGTAGAAAAAAGCACGGGCAATAAAATAACCGATGATAAACTTAAAGAATCCATAGATAAAGTAAATAAAATGAGGAAGTTATTCTACAAAATATACGAATTAAGGGCAAAAGACCCTTCGCCAATTAAAGGTGCTGACGCTTTAAAATTATTCCAATTTGCCTATTTACTTGATGTAAATGACACGATAGCAATACTGGAAGAATTAGTAGAGGAATTAAAAGAAAGAGTGGCCAACAACAAAGGACATAAAGGAAAAAGAATTTTGATTTCAGGATGCCCTATGGTAGCAGGAAACTCAAAAGTTGTAGATTTAATTGAAGAATGCGGCGGTATTGTTGTAGGAGAAGAGAGCTGCACAGGAACAAGACAGTTTGAAAATCTCGTTGAAGGATACACTGTGGAAGATTTAGCAAGGAGATATTTCAATATAACTTGTGCATTAGCATTTAAAAACGATAATAGGATTAAAAGAATCAAAGAATTGGTTAAAGAATTAAATGTTGAGGGTGTTGTTTATTACAGCCTCCAATACTGCCACACTTTCAATGTAGAAGGAGTTAGAGTTGAAGAAGAATTGAAAAAAGAAGGAATCCCCATTATTAGAATTGAAACAGACTATTCTGAAAGTGATAAAGAACAGTTAAAAACAAGATTAGAGGCATTTATTGAAATGATTTAA
- a CDS encoding 6-carboxyhexanoate--CoA ligase, which produces MFSIKMRASENGKHISGAETIINGNIETVVNEFIKRALSHENGAPDFINIKIEKLDKNDITYINHLPIKTINCKNKEEARKIAKDILNKEGINDDLIEKAFKIIDNGGMRGASILNLKGERLEPDKKRGIRVKNISTTDELKEKILKNNIGTDRTVDAIAIASKVINLGVIAELCTSDNKSYTTGYIATKDGYFRITNLKKEIEKGGRVFFVKNNIDIDDLIYKLENKPYIVK; this is translated from the coding sequence ATGTTCAGTATAAAAATGAGAGCATCAGAAAATGGGAAACATATATCAGGGGCTGAAACAATTATCAATGGGAATATTGAAACCGTTGTTAATGAATTTATAAAAAGGGCATTATCTCATGAAAACGGAGCTCCGGATTTTATAAATATAAAAATTGAAAAACTGGATAAAAATGATATTACCTATATAAACCATTTGCCGATAAAAACCATAAACTGCAAAAATAAAGAGGAAGCAAGGAAAATAGCAAAAGATATTCTAAATAAAGAAGGAATAAACGATGATTTAATAGAAAAGGCATTTAAAATAATAGATAATGGAGGAATGAGAGGGGCATCTATTCTAAATTTAAAGGGAGAAAGATTAGAACCTGATAAAAAAAGGGGCATAAGGGTTAAAAATATCTCCACAACGGATGAATTAAAGGAAAAAATTTTAAAAAACAATATTGGAACAGATAGAACAGTTGATGCTATTGCAATAGCTTCTAAGGTAATAAATTTAGGTGTGATTGCGGAGCTCTGCACATCAGATAATAAATCATATACTACGGGGTATATAGCCACAAAGGACGGCTATTTTAGAATCACCAATTTAAAGAAGGAAATTGAAAAAGGAGGAAGGGTATTTTTTGTTAAGAATAATATAGATATCGATGATTTAATTTATAAATTGGAAAATAAACCATATATTGTTAAATAA
- the modA gene encoding molybdate ABC transporter substrate-binding protein, with amino-acid sequence MKKIWIIVAMGLTIIGLTLSGCTEKENNGTNEASIHAYVGAGLQQPMDEIGKEFEKKYHIKVNYDYAGGGLLYSKVLASNKGDIFMPGTYFYVNELNKKGYITEVANITKHIPVIVVKKGNPKNITSLEDLGKPGIKLALNDEDNCIGRTFNKILSKAEKDHPDITKRIKNNTVVKGATVKQTLIYVELGQVDAGVVWRADAIEDKDKVNIIPINPKYNIIKTVPIAILKTTKNKKNARLFYDFVNTKGKEIFKKYGYEVVE; translated from the coding sequence ATGAAAAAAATATGGATTATAGTCGCAATGGGTTTGACAATAATAGGTTTAACTTTATCGGGATGCACTGAAAAAGAAAATAATGGCACCAATGAGGCTTCCATTCATGCCTATGTTGGAGCAGGACTGCAACAACCCATGGATGAAATTGGAAAGGAATTTGAAAAAAAATACCACATAAAAGTTAATTATGACTATGCTGGAGGCGGACTACTTTATTCTAAGGTCCTTGCATCAAATAAAGGAGATATATTTATGCCTGGTACATATTTCTATGTTAATGAATTGAATAAAAAGGGCTATATTACAGAGGTTGCCAATATAACAAAACATATTCCAGTAATTGTAGTTAAAAAAGGAAATCCAAAAAATATTACATCACTTGAAGATTTGGGAAAACCAGGAATAAAATTAGCTCTTAATGATGAAGATAATTGCATAGGAAGAACATTTAATAAGATATTATCTAAGGCAGAGAAAGACCATCCTGACATAACCAAAAGAATAAAAAATAACACCGTTGTTAAAGGTGCCACTGTAAAACAGACCTTAATTTATGTCGAGCTTGGTCAAGTTGATGCCGGAGTGGTTTGGAGGGCTGATGCAATAGAGGATAAAGATAAGGTGAATATTATTCCAATAAATCCAAAATACAATATAATTAAGACGGTGCCTATTGCAATATTGAAAACAACCAAAAATAAGAAAAATGCAAGATTATTTTATGATTTTGTAAATACCAAGGGAAAAGAGATATTTAAAAAATACGGATATGAAGTGGTAGAATAA
- the cobQ gene encoding cobyric acid synthase CobQ, translating into MAKFIMVVGTSSNSGKTVMVSGLCRALANRGYKVAPFKSQNMSLNSRVAKEDGEIAVAQYTQSLAAKTEPSIHFNPVLLKPKGNFTSQVIVQGKPYKNMDYNEYRKNKAYFLNKIKESLDYLDKNYDYVVMEGAGSCCEINLLDDDIANLRIAEMSNANAILISDIDRGGVFASIYGTVELLPKKWRKLIKGFVINKFRGNIDVLKNGFEKIEELTNIPVLGVIPYDDSLILPEEDSQALQNRRVFGDIKSSVEVDVLKFSKISNFTDVDTLSKDAVVKFIDFKDDITGDILILPGTRCSTVEMQLMKKYGMNKKILEFVKNGGIVLGICGGYQTMGVKLIDEENTEGNIKSIEGLGLFDMETHFGNEKAIKNSEGILEVDGLKFKVSGYELHEGITISNEKPLIKLIKGFGNDGNGFDGAIKIIEHKKDKKEDANHGNNTINDNTNIIDKSYIFGTYLHGILDNYQFRNYLVNLVRVKKGLNPITTDNYGNTFEENMDKLAKIIEENIDLEKII; encoded by the coding sequence ATGGCAAAATTTATCATGGTTGTTGGAACCTCTTCAAATAGTGGAAAAACTGTAATGGTTTCGGGATTATGCCGAGCTCTTGCAAATAGGGGATACAAAGTTGCACCTTTTAAATCTCAAAATATGAGTTTAAATTCAAGGGTTGCCAAAGAAGACGGAGAAATAGCCGTGGCACAATATACTCAGAGTTTAGCTGCAAAAACAGAACCATCAATTCATTTTAATCCAGTATTGCTAAAGCCTAAGGGAAACTTTACATCGCAGGTAATTGTCCAAGGCAAACCATATAAAAATATGGATTATAATGAATATCGAAAAAATAAAGCATATTTTTTAAATAAAATAAAGGAAAGTCTCGATTATTTGGATAAAAATTATGATTATGTTGTAATGGAAGGAGCTGGAAGTTGCTGTGAAATAAACCTTTTGGATGATGATATTGCAAATCTGAGAATTGCGGAAATGTCCAATGCCAATGCTATTTTGATTTCAGATATTGATAGGGGAGGTGTATTTGCATCCATATATGGAACTGTTGAATTGCTTCCAAAAAAATGGAGGAAGTTGATAAAAGGATTTGTAATAAATAAATTTAGAGGAAATATTGATGTTTTAAAAAATGGATTTGAAAAAATTGAGGAATTAACAAACATACCTGTTTTAGGAGTTATCCCCTATGATGACAGTTTAATACTACCTGAGGAAGACAGTCAGGCACTTCAAAATAGAAGGGTTTTTGGAGATATAAAAAGTTCTGTGGAAGTAGATGTCTTAAAGTTTTCAAAAATCTCAAATTTTACCGATGTAGATACCCTTTCAAAAGATGCAGTTGTGAAATTTATAGACTTTAAGGATGATATTACAGGAGATATTCTTATTCTTCCGGGAACGCGATGTTCCACTGTTGAAATGCAGTTGATGAAGAAATATGGGATGAATAAGAAGATTTTAGAATTTGTAAAAAATGGAGGGATTGTTCTTGGAATTTGCGGAGGATACCAAACAATGGGAGTGAAATTAATTGATGAAGAAAATACCGAGGGAAATATTAAATCGATAGAAGGTCTTGGACTTTTTGATATGGAAACGCACTTTGGAAATGAAAAAGCCATAAAAAATTCAGAAGGTATTTTGGAAGTAGATGGGTTAAAATTTAAAGTTTCAGGATATGAGCTCCATGAAGGTATTACCATATCAAATGAAAAACCACTTATAAAATTGATTAAAGGCTTTGGAAATGATGGAAATGGATTTGATGGAGCTATAAAAATAATAGAGCATAAAAAAGATAAAAAAGAAGATGCCAATCACGGAAATAATACTATTAATGATAATACTAATATTATTGATAAATCCTATATATTTGGAACATACCTCCATGGAATCCTCGACAATTACCAGTTTAGAAACTATTTGGTAAATTTAGTAAGGGTGAAGAAAGGTCTTAATCCAATAACCACCGATAATTATGGCAACACTTTTGAAGAAAATATGGATAAATTGGCTAAAATTATCGAAGAAAATATAGATTTGGAAAAAATTATATAA
- a CDS encoding KAP family P-loop NTPase fold protein, producing the protein MSINELINTKNYSIKTDEPIPLTEKTDFFETRKKIEVIKESFQSNILKDYKIIALYGNWGSGKSSIIKTLMAELSENYTEEIINNYGNLIELYSITKMLKMLKMHLKNTKVKKESFIAIKFDAWDYENEENVAYALLNKIIEELEKYADIKFGIKAIKNEILKSGAVVLKSVNVNTGFFNLNFECGSERYKEVENLKNGLNKISEILSKNNKRLIVFIDELDRCERENILKFLASLKLFFTSGDNINYICAVDKEAVKEALKHKYNDGEKAEEYLEKIFNFSFNMPKTFNVKKFIMQYRFFNNDKIAERLAKFFETINFTNPRHLRKF; encoded by the coding sequence TTGTCTATAAATGAACTCATAAATACAAAAAATTATAGTATAAAAACCGATGAACCGATTCCACTAACTGAAAAAACTGACTTTTTTGAAACTCGTAAAAAAATCGAGGTAATTAAAGAAAGTTTCCAATCTAATATATTGAAGGATTATAAAATAATTGCATTATATGGGAATTGGGGTAGTGGTAAGAGTAGTATAATTAAAACATTAATGGCTGAATTAAGTGAAAATTACACTGAAGAAATTATAAATAATTACGGTAATCTTATAGAGTTATACAGTATCACTAAAATGCTAAAAATGCTAAAAATGCATTTAAAAAATACAAAAGTAAAAAAAGAAAGTTTTATCGCAATTAAATTCGACGCTTGGGATTATGAAAATGAAGAAAATGTAGCATATGCTTTATTAAATAAAATAATTGAAGAATTGGAAAAATATGCAGATATTAAATTTGGAATTAAAGCAATAAAAAATGAAATTTTAAAATCTGGTGCAGTGGTTTTAAAATCTGTTAATGTTAATACAGGATTTTTTAATTTAAATTTTGAATGTGGTAGCGAAAGATATAAAGAAGTAGAAAATTTAAAAAACGGACTTAATAAAATATCTGAAATTCTCAGTAAAAATAATAAACGGCTTATAGTTTTTATAGATGAATTAGATAGGTGTGAAAGAGAAAATATTTTAAAATTTTTGGCATCTCTCAAATTATTTTTTACCAGTGGAGACAATATAAATTACATCTGTGCAGTAGATAAAGAAGCAGTAAAAGAAGCACTTAAACATAAATACAACGATGGAGAAAAAGCAGAGGAATATTTAGAAAAGATTTTTAATTTTTCATTTAACATGCCAAAAACATTTAATGTAAAAAAATTTATTATGCAATATAGGTTTTTTAATAATGATAAAATTGCTGAAAGATTAGCAAAATTTTTTGAAACAATTAATTTTACAAATCCAAGACATTTAAGAAAGTTTTGA
- a CDS encoding transposase translates to MQFHIEQPYIGGKKSLDKELKELTSLLGDTYLCLNDSKWLVMDSTPIIDEEDEDSEVGYNSKGRFVGFKLHLSCDEHLVPLRAEFTKANIHDVTVSESLLSPVKYGSADSAYDCKNLKLTAWQVHGVMLGTGQSKKIR, encoded by the coding sequence ATGCAGTTCCACATAGAACAACCATATATAGGTGGAAAAAAATCGTTAGACAAAGAATTAAAGGAACTAACTTCCTTATTGGGTGATACTTACTTATGTTTGAATGATTCTAAATGGCTTGTAATGGATTCTACGCCTATAATCGATGAGGAAGATGAGGATAGTGAGGTAGGATATAATAGCAAGGGAAGGTTTGTAGGATTTAAATTACACTTATCCTGTGATGAACACTTAGTGCCATTAAGGGCAGAATTTACTAAAGCCAATATTCATGATGTAACTGTTTCTGAAAGTTTATTATCTCCTGTAAAATATGGTAGTGCAGATTCTGCCTATGATTGTAAGAATTTAAAACTAACAGCATGGCAAGTTCATGGTGTTATGTTAGGAACTGGACAATCCAAGAAGATTAGGTAA
- a CDS encoding ABC transporter permease translates to MRNLLKFISLSALSIFVIFIIFAVLTIVGKVSIETLEEAIFSKEIQFAIKLSLMTASIATLIGAIVGIPSAYALARYNFKGKELIDSLVDLPVILPPLISGFALLVFFGNTLIGGIAESIINIIFSPIGIIVAQFFVATPFIIKTSKAVFEGIDEKYEYIAQSLGISRLKSFFKVILPMAKNGILAGMILAWARSIGEFGATLMLAGATKMKTETLPIAVFLNISVGKLELALSVAFIFLVVAVLIIFSIKTIVKIGDNYEP, encoded by the coding sequence ATGAGAAATTTATTAAAATTTATTTCATTATCTGCTTTATCAATTTTTGTTATATTTATAATATTTGCTGTGCTAACAATTGTTGGTAAAGTATCCATAGAAACACTTGAAGAGGCAATATTCTCAAAGGAAATTCAATTTGCCATAAAACTTAGCTTAATGACTGCATCAATTGCCACATTAATTGGTGCTATTGTGGGTATTCCTTCTGCATATGCTCTTGCAAGGTATAATTTTAAAGGAAAGGAATTAATAGATAGTTTGGTAGATTTGCCGGTGATACTTCCACCACTTATATCAGGTTTTGCTCTTCTCGTGTTCTTTGGAAATACACTAATTGGAGGAATTGCTGAAAGCATCATAAATATAATATTTAGTCCAATAGGAATAATTGTTGCACAGTTCTTTGTTGCTACTCCATTTATCATTAAAACATCAAAAGCAGTATTTGAAGGTATAGATGAGAAATACGAATATATAGCACAGAGTTTAGGAATTAGCAGGCTAAAAAGTTTCTTTAAGGTAATATTACCAATGGCAAAAAATGGCATTCTTGCAGGTATGATTCTTGCATGGGCTAGGAGTATAGGGGAATTTGGAGCCACATTAATGCTTGCAGGAGCTACAAAGATGAAAACTGAGACATTACCTATTGCCGTATTTCTAAATATATCTGTGGGTAAGTTAGAGCTCGCACTTTCAGTGGCATTTATATTTCTTGTAGTTGCAGTATTAATTATATTCTCAATAAAAACAATAGTTAAAATAGGTGATAATTATGAACCGTGA
- a CDS encoding transposase — protein MNPVEIVITSIDKYLTDKIKQPNRRGPNGYELVLKLRLLVYGVLKGLHYTRELWRHLKKNPDISKELGFDAVPHRTTIYRWKKIVRQRIKGTNFLIG, from the coding sequence ATGAATCCTGTTGAAATAGTTATTACTTCAATAGATAAATACCTTACTGATAAAATCAAGCAACCAAATCGTAGAGGACCTAATGGTTATGAGTTAGTACTTAAGTTGAGATTGTTAGTTTATGGAGTTTTAAAAGGATTACATTACACTAGGGAGTTATGGAGACATTTAAAGAAGAATCCTGACATTTCAAAGGAGTTGGGCTTTGATGCAGTTCCACATAGAACAACCATATATAGGTGGAAAAAAATCGTTAGACAAAGAATTAAAGGAACTAACTTCCTTATTGGGTGA
- the bioF gene encoding 8-amino-7-oxononanoate synthase, translated as MFKEQIKKEIENIKNNNLYRFLRKKDNIDNILDFSSNDYLCLSKHPEVINAVKDGLRYGFGSTGSRLASGNINHQLLEEKIAQFKETEGALIYSSGYATNVGVISTLCKKGDIILSDRLNHASIIDGCRLSKADVLIYNHCDMDNLIHLIEENRSSYNNLFIITDGIFSMDGDIAPLDKLKNIADEYNGILIIDDAHGTGVLGNGKGTLKHFNLKPSDNIIQIGTLSKAVGGLGGFVCGIEEVIEYLINTSRSFIYSTALPPSVVSGCIKSFEIMEEGTLTKKLQENIELANRIFKEYDLIEKNNLTPIYPFIFKEKTMDIAEHLIKNNIFCVGIRYPTVPRGMERLRVSINVGHSEEDFGALCECIKDKII; from the coding sequence ATGTTCAAAGAACAGATTAAAAAGGAAATTGAAAATATAAAAAATAATAATTTATATAGATTTTTAAGAAAAAAAGATAATATCGATAATATTTTAGATTTCTCTTCAAATGATTATTTATGTCTATCAAAGCATCCAGAGGTAATAAATGCAGTAAAAGATGGATTAAGATATGGATTTGGCTCAACAGGTTCAAGATTAGCATCTGGGAATATAAATCACCAATTATTGGAGGAAAAGATAGCACAGTTTAAAGAAACTGAGGGAGCTCTGATATATTCGTCGGGTTATGCTACAAATGTTGGGGTAATTAGTACATTGTGTAAAAAGGGAGATATTATTTTAAGCGATAGATTAAACCACGCATCCATAATAGATGGTTGCAGGCTGAGTAAAGCGGATGTTTTAATTTATAACCACTGCGATATGGATAATTTAATTCATTTAATTGAGGAGAATCGGAGCTCCTACAATAATTTATTTATCATCACAGATGGAATCTTTTCTATGGATGGGGATATAGCTCCACTGGATAAATTAAAAAATATTGCCGATGAATACAACGGTATATTAATAATAGATGACGCTCATGGTACTGGGGTTTTAGGGAATGGTAAGGGCACTTTAAAACATTTTAATTTAAAACCATCGGACAATATAATCCAAATAGGAACATTATCAAAGGCTGTTGGTGGATTGGGGGGTTTTGTATGTGGTATTGAGGAAGTGATTGAATACCTTATAAATACATCCAGAAGTTTTATATATTCCACAGCCCTTCCGCCGTCTGTTGTTAGCGGGTGTATTAAAAGTTTTGAGATTATGGAAGAAGGAACTTTAACAAAAAAATTGCAAGAAAATATAGAGCTCGCAAATAGAATTTTTAAAGAATATGATTTAATAGAGAAAAATAATTTAACGCCTATTTATCCATTCATTTTTAAAGAAAAAACTATGGATATTGCAGAACATTTAATAAAAAATAATATCTTCTGTGTAGGCATAAGATATCCAACTGTTCCAAGGGGTATGGAGAGGTTAAGGGTTAGTATAAATGTGGGACATAGTGAGGAGGATTTCGGAGCTCTGTGTGAATGTATTAAGGATAAAATAATTTAA
- a CDS encoding Rossmann-like domain-containing protein: MNRENENKNKNSNFESFNLLKKEFKKLVEENNLLNEPIEAHPVNVQLDTTRISDYPLLNGKEFLLRAFFKGAVGDAFTGDLKEFKGTIAEVLESDYNPLVIATLNAVMRYLGLTEKTEHCIKNEPEICAKKLSEYIVSELGTNIKIGIIGYHPAIIKQMVDTFGKENVMATDLDFNNIGRIKHGIVIYHADMNEYLIKNSDIVLSTGSTAANGTIFEILDMAKKYNKRIIFYGTTVAGVSKILNLERFCECGK, encoded by the coding sequence ATGAACCGTGAGAATGAAAATAAAAATAAAAACAGTAATTTTGAAAGCTTTAATCTCCTTAAAAAAGAGTTTAAAAAACTTGTAGAAGAAAATAATCTTTTGAATGAACCTATCGAAGCACATCCCGTAAATGTGCAATTGGATACAACAAGAATAAGTGATTATCCGTTGCTAAATGGTAAAGAGTTTTTATTGAGGGCATTTTTTAAGGGGGCTGTTGGTGATGCATTTACGGGGGATTTAAAGGAATTTAAAGGAACCATTGCAGAGGTATTAGAATCAGATTATAATCCGCTTGTTATAGCAACATTGAATGCCGTTATGAGATATTTGGGACTTACTGAAAAAACAGAACACTGCATAAAAAACGAGCCTGAAATATGTGCAAAAAAACTTTCTGAATATATTGTAAGCGAGCTGGGAACAAATATAAAAATTGGCATAATTGGATACCATCCTGCAATAATTAAGCAGATGGTAGATACATTTGGAAAAGAAAATGTAATGGCAACAGATTTAGATTTTAACAATATTGGAAGAATAAAACATGGGATTGTAATATATCACGCCGATATGAATGAATACCTAATAAAAAATTCAGATATTGTATTATCTACGGGAAGCACCGCGGCAAATGGAACAATCTTTGAAATTTTAGATATGGCAAAAAAATACAATAAAAGAATAATATTTTATGGAACAACAGTTGCAGGAGTCTCAAAAATATTAAATCTTGAAAGATTCTGCGAATGCGGAAAATAA
- the pth2 gene encoding peptidyl-tRNA hydrolase Pth2 codes for MYKQVIVVRNDLKMGKGKIAAQACHASIEAFIRAQKICPNVVKEWLREGQKKAVVKVNSEKELLEVFRDANIEGLPCSLIRDAGRTQLVPGTYTAVAIGPEKEEKIEKITGKLKLL; via the coding sequence ATGTATAAACAGGTAATTGTTGTAAGAAATGATTTAAAAATGGGAAAAGGAAAAATAGCAGCTCAGGCATGTCATGCTTCAATCGAGGCATTTATCAGAGCTCAGAAAATATGCCCAAATGTAGTTAAGGAATGGTTAAGAGAGGGACAGAAAAAAGCTGTTGTGAAGGTAAATTCTGAAAAAGAGCTCCTTGAAGTATTTAGAGATGCAAATATTGAAGGACTTCCATGTAGTTTAATAAGGGACGCTGGAAGAACACAGCTCGTTCCTGGAACTTACACCGCAGTTGCAATAGGTCCAGAAAAAGAGGAAAAAATTGAAAAAATAACTGGTAAATTAAAATTATTGTAA
- a CDS encoding ankyrin repeat domain-containing protein, which translates to MDIDMELIEASENGDIDKVKELLKKGANVNAKNRFGGTPLMAATSQNHYDIVKLLIENGADVNIRNRIGRTPLMSAIELSYTKIAKLLIENGADVNIKDNFGLTAIMVAEDYIQPDIVKILIEHGADTEGTKHLYE; encoded by the coding sequence ATGGATATAGATATGGAGCTAATAGAAGCATCAGAAAATGGAGATATTGATAAGGTAAAGGAATTATTAAAAAAAGGAGCAAATGTAAATGCCAAAAATAGATTTGGAGGAACTCCACTTATGGCAGCTACCTCACAAAATCATTACGACATCGTTAAATTGTTAATAGAAAATGGTGCAGATGTAAATATAAGAAATCGTATAGGAAGAACACCATTGATGTCAGCCATAGAGCTCAGCTATACAAAAATAGCAAAATTATTAATAGAAAATGGTGCAGATGTAAATATAAAAGATAATTTTGGATTAACTGCTATTATGGTGGCAGAGGATTATATCCAACCAGATATTGTTAAAATACTAATAGAACATGGAGCAGACACCGAAGGAACAAAACATCTTTATGAATAG
- a CDS encoding ATP-binding cassette domain-containing protein, with amino-acid sequence MLEIQNLKKKLNNFTLKIDNLKIENNDYFVFLGLSGSGKTTLLEIIAGFRKANEGKLILNGEDITKKPINERKIAMCNGRYLFPHLTVKENIGFGIKEKNNEKLKMIKNICKILKIEHLLDRYPKNLSMGEQQRVALAMALVLKPEVILLDEPLSSLDRLIHEKLLYELREIYNKSNITIIHVTHDFNEAIALAKHIAIIKNGKIEQVGTVDEILKKPKNKFVAEFTGVRNLLDGYIEEKNGKYIFSNGKIDIYMDYKCQCGRALIGIRPEDIMIISHCKCHYRNENIYSGKIVEIFPSSLCTYRVILNVNGLNLNCEVVKCKADKMRLKKDSNVNFCITTAIPIKEL; translated from the coding sequence ATGCTTGAAATCCAAAATTTAAAAAAGAAATTAAACAACTTTACACTAAAAATCGATAATCTTAAAATAGAAAATAATGATTACTTTGTATTTCTTGGATTAAGTGGAAGTGGGAAGACCACACTTTTAGAAATAATAGCAGGATTTAGAAAGGCAAATGAAGGGAAATTAATTCTTAACGGTGAAGATATTACTAAAAAGCCCATAAATGAAAGAAAAATTGCAATGTGCAATGGTAGATATTTATTTCCACATTTAACTGTAAAAGAAAACATAGGATTTGGTATAAAAGAGAAAAATAATGAAAAACTAAAAATGATTAAAAATATCTGCAAAATATTGAAAATAGAACATTTATTGGACAGATATCCAAAAAATCTTAGTATGGGAGAACAACAAAGAGTAGCCCTTGCAATGGCACTTGTATTAAAGCCAGAAGTAATACTTCTCGATGAACCACTGAGCTCACTTGATAGGCTTATACATGAAAAATTGTTATACGAGCTCAGGGAAATATACAATAAATCAAATATTACCATTATACATGTTACCCATGATTTTAATGAGGCGATAGCCCTTGCAAAACACATTGCGATTATAAAAAATGGAAAAATTGAACAGGTAGGAACCGTTGATGAAATACTTAAAAAACCGAAAAATAAATTTGTAGCAGAATTTACAGGTGTTAGAAACTTGTTGGATGGATATATTGAAGAAAAAAATGGAAAATACATATTCAGCAATGGAAAAATAGATATTTATATGGATTACAAATGTCAATGTGGTAGAGCTCTGATAGGTATAAGACCTGAGGATATAATGATAATAAGTCATTGCAAATGCCATTATAGAAACGAAAATATATACTCTGGAAAAATCGTTGAAATATTCCCTTCAAGTTTATGCACCTACCGAGTAATACTAAATGTTAATGGTCTAAATTTAAATTGTGAAGTGGTTAAGTGCAAAGCCGATAAAATGCGACTCAAAAAAGACTCTAATGTAAATTTTTGTATAACTACTGCAATTCCTATAAAAGAGCTCTGA